The Epinephelus lanceolatus isolate andai-2023 chromosome 14, ASM4190304v1, whole genome shotgun sequence region agtttgtgtttgaaggatatatccaggatgtcaaactgactcagcagcaacaacaggttaaaaagacaaagatagaagctaaagctgaactataggctacagatcacagagtaaaagtgaaccaccacatcactgctgatcaccacagaTGCTGATAATGAACCAGCTATGTggcattgcagtgtgtgcagatgcatATCATGGATGTCATCAGCTTAAGAGATGCTAAACTACTAAAAAGAGATATGATACCATAGAGACATTAAATGCGTCACAGtgatacacaaaatgacaacaaacaacagGTCATGTCTGTTGAGGGGCCTGTTGTCTCATCATTCATCATTTAAATGATAATGTACAAGTTATTATTGCCCAGAATTGTGACTCTAAATGTGAGTCTTAATATATTTTTACTCCTGTACAAATGTACCCTGCTCTTTTAAAACTTTGTGCAGATTTGAGGAGGCTCTGGGTTTCTAGCTGTTAATAACTGGGACAACTGAGTTTGAAAAGCCTTTTGTCTGAGCTCAGAAATGAGTAGCTTTTGTTACTGGATTTATAAACTTAATATACAGCCACAGGTTTGGAGCGCCTGACTTAACCGTTGCTTGAGAgcaacactgaacactgaaatCACCACTTCTCTTTACCTTTGTTTGGCAGAGGCTGTTTTGAGGTCAGCCACATCAGGAAAAGATTAGGTCAAATTATTAGGTTTCTGTTAACAATAAAAAGTGAAACACAAAGTTCTGTAAATTAGGACGTCTGATTTTACTTCAGAAAGAGAAATGGATGGTTACAATAGTGTTTCAGGTGAGCAACAATTCCCTTTTTTCTCCGTTctccacaacaacaaaacaaatgaccATACTACAACAAAGAAACACTACTATAGTGCAAGTAATTAAAAGCATGGCAGATTGAAATACTTTGGTCTTGGAGTATCTAGCAGCAGAATATGGGACCATAAACAAAAGACAaggtaaaaaatacaaaatctaCATTAGTGAGGAAGCTTGAGCACATCCTTCAGATATCCAGTTCACTGGTACTGGAGTGTGAAATAGCTGTTTTAACAGagacaaccaaacaaacaaacaaaaaaacccaccagTATGTCCATTTGGTAATAGTTAATTGTTCCTGATAGTACAGTGTTAACGTCCTTACACTGAATGAAAGCCAAAGGGATACATAGTGGATCCAAAACTTCACGGCCGTCCATATTCTTCCTCCAGTATTCGCTGTCGGCATTTCTCCCTCAGTTTATTTATAGTTGCCATTGACAGGCTCCCAGGTTCTGTAAAGATTTTCTGTAAAAAGCAAGTTTGAGAGAATGTTACCAAATTGATTAAGGTTCAAGATTTCTTTAAAGATGAGTACACACCAAgatgtgtttacatgcagcctGTAATTTCCCTCATATTAAGAAAACATAACATAATAAGCTTCACGTTAACACGGGGTCACgggagcagcaggccaagcaaagtacCCCAGACGTTCCTCTCGCCAGCAACCCACTCCTCCTGTTTTGAGCACATGTAGCAACAGCCAGAGTTTCTGTCTTTTCTCATCGCACCTGCATGAAGGTGTGGCAGTCCAGAGTGAAAGCTCCACTGGTGATTTGTTTGAAGCACTCGCACACATCGGTCAAAGAGCGAGCTCTCAGGATCTCCGGCTGGTGGTGAATTATGAGAGTCAGAGCAACACGGAAAAGAACCTTGGAGCCCTCGTAGAAAAGACAATCCCAGACCCGCAGAACTGTCTGCAAGCAAAAGGAACAAGAGAGACACCTGTAAAATGGCATGTGCAACATCACCATGAAtttctcattgtttttttaccaactcTTCCTTACCTCAATGGGGAGTATGTCAATATAGAGGCAGATGAACCAGCGAGACACCACCAGTGTCCATATACCAGGATACTGGTCCATGAGCTGTCCTACCGCAGGAGCTTTAGCCTTCACCAGCTCCCCGAGAACCTCCTGATCTGTCTTCAGGCCCAACATGGCCGGGCTGTAGAAGTCTAAAATATCCACAAAGTAGGTGAGTTTACTTTTCATCTGAGTGAATTTGTGATAGGTATTGGTCGGCATATTAAGCACTGTTGTGAACTGGTTTTATTTATATCTCTAAGGTCAAATCTAAATGTTTCAGATTGTTGTACTAGTCCAggatttgaattgaattttctACGTGGAGTGCCACAAGGCTCTAACCTGGGTCCACTACACTTCAGTCTTTTGTATAACAACTAGGGTCTAGAGCAAGCACTGTTTATTTACATTGTTGCAGCTGATGCACAATCATATAGTCATTGCGACAAATATTTAAACTGCCTTAATTACCTCAAAAAAATCTGATATCAGTGACCCAAGAAGGCCGTGATAAAACAGTTAAGAAGTACAAAAAAGAGGAGCACTGTCGAGCATAGgctaatacatttaaatgtcatTACAAATGTAGCAAAGGTAAGCTTATCTTTCTTCCCCTATAAACAGGAACTCATTGAGACCTTTATTGTACACAGGGTTAAATTACTGTGCTGTGTCACTCTCAGGTCTGTAAAGTCTGTTCTCTTTCGGTATGCTGATGTCATAGCTTTTATTAGAGCAAAGCAGGACTCATCACATCTTTTCTAAGGAGTCTACACATCTTTCATCTCATTTAATGTAATCAAAATCATTTAGAGGAGATTTTAAGATATTTAAAACTGGTTATAATCTAAATATTTAACAGAATTTGCCTTTACAAACTGCATGCTGCCAGATTATGACCATGATCATCTCCTCTGTAACTGAGCACTGCTACATTCACTGGCAATGTTATTAATTTTTAGTACATTTAAGCTTTTTCTTAGCTTGAATGCTTCATTTAAGCCTTGGTTTGCTGACACAGGTGTTTCCACTTACATTTCCTCATTAGGCATCTTCTAAGGACTTTGACTGACATCTCCCTCACTACCCTGATAGTTATGTCGCAGCTGTGAGGGCTGGACACTGACTTTGCTTACCTCGTCATACACTCACCTAGGACCTGAGCAGATCTCTAATCAGActaatttaaaacacatttgggAGGGTGCAGGGACTTGTGTGTGTAACTATTTAAAATAGAATCTTTACCTGGCAGCATTCTGCCCAACAGTGCGTCCATGAGCCAGAAGGACTTCTCTTCATCTTTTGTGATGATCATGAGGTAGCCTGCGATGAAGTTCATGCCCTGATatgaacagagacagagattaTCTAACTGGTGAGTCCACAGACATACTGTAGGTTTACAAACACATGAAGCCAGATACACAGCAGAATTTATGCTGGAAATATGAACAGCCCATATAAACCCACTGATTTCCTTTTTTAGTTCAAAGAGGAAGTTATGACTTCAGTATACATTAAAGCATgactttaatttaaattaaacgATTAAGTTTGCTGTGCAGGAAGCTAACAGGGTCAGTGAAAGCTAGATTCGGGGAAAATCCTACACAGTATTTAAATGAATCAAGAACTAGTCAGTCCTGTTCCTTATGTAAAGTTCTTCATATCAACAGACaagtgagaggaggagaaagtgtTTTCTTCACCTGACAGTACCCAACTTCTTTATTGTGGTGTCCATAGGCCAGCAGCACGTTGTACAGAGCCTTCTGCAGGCTCGGTTCTGCTTTACTCTGGAAGAGGACGTTGTCAGGAAAGGTCCTGTGCATGTCTGTCAATAAACAAGGCAAGAATTGTGCATTGATAAGGGCCTGTGTGTTGATAGGGGCTGAgctgtggatgtttttttttttttttttttttgcaggggAGTTGGGAGACACTATATTGCCCTGTTTCCACATAACTAGCTCTGAGTATACGTATGCAAGTCAACTTGAAAGTCTCCAGTGGCTCTGTGATCTTCAATGTGTTTGTGAAACTCCTCCTTCCACCTTTTCTTTTCTCGGCCTGGAAGCCTCGAGTCCTTTGAAAAAAACTCAACTTTTGAGGCAGATTTTGGACACACTGTATATACTAAGTTAGCATAAAAATGAATTAGCtaatatccatccattttcatctacTTATCTGGGGCTgtgtcgtgggggcagcaggccaagcaaagcaccccagacgtccctctccccagcaacgctttccagctcctcctgggggaccccaaggtgttcccaggccagatgagatatgtaatccctccagtatgttctgggtctgccccggggcctcctaccagtgggatgtgcctgaaacacctctcctgggaggcacccaggaagcatcctgatcagatgcccgaaccacctcaactggcccctttcgaCATGTGGGAGCAGCAGCtttactccaagctccctccagatgtccaagctccttatcCTAtgtctaaggctgagcccagccaccctatgaaggaaactcattttggccagaCTTTCCTCCAAGAATCGCCACCTTAGCGTGGTGGAGAGGTTTACGTGTTCCTGTGAACCTGGGAGCTGTGTAGTCCGGGGCTAATACCACCTGGTAGGGTTTGTGGTCCCAGGGAGGCCAGAGCAAAAGTGATTCAAAGAGACCTTGATGACACAGTATATTTGGACTTTGAACACCTCGCTAGTCGCTacccaaaatgtatttttctgccATTTCTATCGAGACATTTCTATCCAACCATCAAGAGATGCATTTCCTTGTGTTACAGACATatggacacaaaacaaaactgtgtggAAATGAGCTGTATGGCTTTTTAACTGCACACATACTGGCTTATCACAGTAGCAAAACCTCAGGTGTCACTAATAACATTGACGAAGACTCTACTGGATGGTTCCATTCACGTGTCCCAGTAaaccatgacagtgtgacagtgagcaggcaataccaggaccctgcaactgaagcagctacatggaattcagccatcattccTTTGACATGTCAAGATATCTTGATATCTTTTTGTTGTACCTGTGTGAATGGTCTCCTTCAGCTTGGCGTCATGTTCCATGGCCAGCAGAGACTGGTAATAACCCGGGTTGCTCTCCAGTTGTTTCTCTGCACCACTGGCTGCCATCCAAATCCTGGCACGGTGCTCATTGGGCACACCTTTACGCACATACCTTTTCACTTCCAAAACAGATTTCATAAATACATCATATCACCACAGGCGGCACAGAAAAGACAGCAAGAGGAAATGGTGGTGTGTTTGAATGCGTGTTTATTACTTCCTACCTGTCAGGTTCTTCTCCACGTGCGGCTTCTCTTGAAGGAGCTTGGACCATCTCATCGACCTTCTGTTGAGGACGGCCACATACTCATTCATCATCTCCTTGTAGGATTCGAAATCGTGACGTCTCTCAAAGCCATAGGGGTCAATCCTGCCGAGGCAAATCCACACAGTGTGGTACAGATGAATGAGAAAAAGGAACAACTGACAGCTGGGGTCACTTTTCCTCCCCACCCTTCTTTCTCACTCCTATTCCCCGATGACAGACACTACAACAGCCTCCGCTGGGTTGGGTT contains the following coding sequences:
- the LOC117250761 gene encoding growth hormone-regulated TBC protein 1-A-like, translated to MEMEMKGDISQPLTCSNDSERIDPYGFERRHDFESYKEMMNEYVAVLNRRSMRWSKLLQEKPHVEKNLTVKRYVRKGVPNEHRARIWMAASGAEKQLESNPGYYQSLLAMEHDAKLKETIHTDMHRTFPDNVLFQSKAEPSLQKALYNVLLAYGHHNKEVGYCQGMNFIAGYLMIITKDEEKSFWLMDALLGRMLPDFYSPAMLGLKTDQEVLGELVKAKAPAVGQLMDQYPGIWTLVVSRWFICLYIDILPIETVLRVWDCLFYEGSKVLFRVALTLIIHHQPEILRARSLTDVCECFKQITSGAFTLDCHTFMQKIFTEPGSLSMATINKLREKCRQRILEEEYGRP